In Candidatus Contubernalis alkalaceticus, the following proteins share a genomic window:
- a CDS encoding BTAD domain-containing putative transcriptional regulator, whose translation MIKVILIYDEKPALRKLEYLLQKYPLIEIVGIYKNSPKVIKNIQLLKPQAVFMDINVPICKVVIASKIVELCPLTDIIFVTAYDQYAVEAFELHALDYIMKPFSKERLDKTIQRIIRKNCREKLQCTEKKFKIITFGRFEAGWEGQEPIKFRSRKTKELFAFLLQHADLEITKDEILEALWTDIVINRAVHQLHNCIYYIRKTLQDYGVERKRITIEGKYKLKLGEIEIDRTQFIQSIRNENRDLEMLEQTEALYRGDYLEGDYWGVWVEAERERLSKYYFNIVLELAEIYIRSERFIPAEELLLKAFKKNPYNEKVSKSLINLYILTNRRASVLKHYREYERILRKDLGLRPDDQLKKIMEKI comes from the coding sequence GTGATAAAAGTAATCTTAATATATGACGAAAAGCCTGCTCTGAGAAAGCTTGAATATTTGCTTCAGAAGTATCCTTTAATTGAAATAGTAGGTATTTATAAAAATTCGCCAAAAGTAATAAAAAATATACAATTATTGAAGCCGCAGGCGGTTTTTATGGATATCAATGTACCAATATGTAAAGTGGTTATTGCTTCAAAAATAGTTGAATTGTGTCCTTTGACGGATATTATTTTTGTTACTGCTTATGACCAGTATGCAGTAGAGGCTTTTGAGCTTCATGCCTTGGATTATATAATGAAGCCTTTTTCAAAAGAACGACTTGACAAAACCATACAAAGGATTATTCGTAAGAATTGCAGGGAAAAACTGCAGTGTACTGAAAAAAAATTTAAGATTATAACCTTTGGAAGGTTTGAGGCAGGATGGGAGGGACAGGAGCCAATAAAGTTTCGCTCACGAAAGACCAAAGAGCTTTTTGCTTTTCTGCTTCAACATGCAGACCTGGAAATAACAAAAGATGAGATTTTAGAGGCACTATGGACAGATATCGTTATTAACAGAGCTGTACATCAACTTCACAACTGTATTTATTATATCAGAAAAACACTCCAGGACTATGGAGTTGAAAGAAAACGCATTACTATTGAAGGAAAATATAAACTTAAATTAGGTGAAATAGAGATAGACAGAACGCAGTTCATTCAAAGCATACGGAATGAGAACAGGGATTTGGAAATGTTGGAGCAAACAGAAGCACTATATAGAGGTGATTATTTAGAGGGGGATTACTGGGGAGTATGGGTTGAGGCGGAGCGGGAAAGATTATCGAAGTATTATTTTAATATTGTTTTAGAGCTGGCAGAGATTTATATACGCAGCGAAAGATTTATTCCAGCGGAGGAGCTTTTATTAAAGGCATTTAAGAAAAACCCATACAATGAAAAAGTATCAAAATCACTCATTAACCTGTATATACTGACCAATAGAAGGGCCAGTGTATTGAAGCATTACCGGGAGTATGAAAGAATTCTGAGGAAGGATTTGGGCCTTAGGCCAGACGATCAATTAAAAAAAATAATGGAAAAAATATAA
- a CDS encoding lipopolysaccharide assembly protein LapA domain-containing protein produces the protein MKPKLIAIFIFVLLFIIVLVQNNYVTIINLLFWKISMPQVIIILLSMMIGFAAGYLTVVLPQKIKSKSIKK, from the coding sequence ATGAAACCAAAACTTATTGCTATTTTTATATTTGTCTTATTGTTTATAATTGTTTTAGTACAGAACAACTACGTTACAATAATAAATCTGCTGTTCTGGAAGATAAGCATGCCTCAGGTAATAATAATCTTACTCTCCATGATGATTGGTTTTGCTGCAGGTTATCTTACTGTTGTTTTACCTCAGAAAATAAAAAGTAAATCGATTAAAAAATAA
- a CDS encoding polysaccharide deacetylase family protein: protein MKTEQLSIEENKFFFEKLLEIRALSNSSFSLSIIGCIIFQQDCYPIELSIDEQTYTQLNEVVKFQQNCRYRLSLYSRWDPFRQQHFITITKIMGEKRESNYLRCSPEFHDILYKLQGIQNIQQIVSINEIKIPENVPQETKDVPVNNNISKVKRNGTSHIMVSKSLQILMQAGVLAIFFFIHSVNASDGLHYFNSSSVSGEEIISTAERVSVDYELEEYQPENPKTDVVGDNKASTREKKNDFVYLEMEKRFEYCVPEGYVALTFDDGPSKYTRDIVDILVEQGVGATFFFLGKNSAMYPENVKYAVSNGMSVGNHSWSHSNLTSLLPVDKIKEIVETNTLLSSLTEVPITLFRPPYGLLDDILLEEIANQQMKVMMWNRDPKDWKLNGKDNMIQYFLESEPSGGVYVLHENSLMVQSLPDIIEILKQSNLEFAVLK from the coding sequence ATGAAAACTGAACAGCTTTCAATAGAGGAAAATAAGTTTTTTTTTGAAAAACTGTTAGAGATACGGGCTTTAAGCAATAGTAGTTTTTCTTTGTCAATCATTGGATGTATAATCTTTCAACAAGATTGTTATCCTATTGAGCTCAGTATAGATGAGCAAACTTATACACAACTAAATGAGGTTGTTAAATTTCAGCAGAATTGTAGATATAGACTTTCTTTATACAGTAGATGGGATCCATTTCGGCAGCAGCATTTTATTACAATTACTAAGATAATGGGAGAAAAAAGAGAGTCCAATTATCTTAGATGTTCCCCTGAATTTCATGATATACTTTATAAACTCCAAGGAATACAAAATATTCAACAAATTGTTTCTATAAATGAAATCAAGATTCCAGAAAATGTACCTCAAGAAACTAAAGATGTTCCAGTCAATAACAACATATCTAAGGTAAAAAGAAATGGCACCAGTCACATTATGGTTTCCAAATCTCTTCAAATATTGATGCAGGCGGGAGTATTAGCAATTTTCTTTTTCATACACTCAGTTAATGCTAGTGATGGTTTACATTATTTTAACAGCTCCTCTGTCAGTGGAGAGGAAATCATTTCAACTGCGGAAAGAGTATCTGTGGACTATGAGTTAGAAGAGTACCAACCAGAAAATCCAAAAACAGATGTAGTTGGTGATAATAAGGCATCAACTAGAGAAAAAAAGAATGATTTCGTATATCTGGAAATGGAAAAGCGATTTGAATATTGTGTTCCGGAAGGATATGTTGCGCTAACCTTTGATGATGGGCCATCTAAGTACACACGAGATATTGTTGATATCCTGGTAGAACAGGGGGTAGGTGCAACATTTTTCTTTTTGGGAAAGAATTCTGCAATGTATCCTGAAAATGTTAAGTATGCTGTATCAAATGGTATGTCCGTGGGAAATCATTCCTGGAGCCATAGTAATCTTACAAGTTTATTGCCTGTTGATAAAATAAAAGAAATAGTTGAAACTAATACATTATTATCGAGTCTTACAGAAGTTCCTATAACACTTTTTAGGCCTCCATACGGATTGTTGGATGATATCTTATTGGAAGAGATTGCAAATCAACAAATGAAGGTAATGATGTGGAACCGTGACCCAAAAGACTGGAAATTAAACGGTAAGGATAATATGATTCAATATTTTCTAGAATCAGAACCTTCTGGGGGAGTTTATGTATTACACGAAAACAGTTTAATGGTACAATCACTACCAGATATTATAGAAATCCTGAAACAAAGTAACCTGGAATTTGCAGTATTAAAGTAA
- a CDS encoding spore coat protein: MTVQLTQKEKLLLQDQKTHEEICIQKYKSYANQASDPQLKQLFNSYAQQEQQHLDTVNQMLKGQVPDVNQQQNQIEGQQQNQPQEHQIDPTMNKSDRQKDAALCNDLLMTEKYVSDTYNTAIFEFQDTKMRQALNHIQKEEQQHGEGISNYMINNGMYDPQ, from the coding sequence TTGACAGTACAACTTACGCAAAAGGAGAAACTACTTTTACAAGACCAAAAAACCCACGAAGAAATATGTATACAAAAGTATAAAAGTTATGCCAACCAGGCTTCAGACCCTCAATTAAAACAACTATTTAACTCTTATGCTCAGCAAGAACAGCAGCACTTAGACACAGTAAACCAAATGCTCAAGGGACAGGTTCCTGACGTGAATCAGCAGCAGAACCAAATAGAAGGGCAGCAGCAAAACCAGCCGCAAGAACATCAAATAGACCCCACTATGAACAAATCTGATAGACAGAAAGATGCTGCCCTTTGTAACGACTTACTTATGACCGAAAAATATGTATCAGATACTTACAATACTGCTATCTTTGAGTTTCAAGACACCAAGATGCGTCAGGCTCTTAATCATATTCAAAAGGAAGAACAACAGCATGGGGAGGGTATTTCTAATTACATGATAAACAATGGAATGTACGATCCTCAATAA
- a CDS encoding coiled-coil domain-containing protein, with protein sequence MVKEMALKIMEKIKNIGRNIGVLDEVNISNPISMESKEEDVVSVSSDQDHEEENEKKEDSLNCFPLNDNMDKANLDLVNAVNQILRARQFTQQNLEEIQVRLSHSQNQNLVINKEITLVKGILAQKGKEINLLESKISDKNIKIDSLMEEIRENQSNMSNEIKELHKTIDIEQQKYLKYKEQYEKESLNLIMKLKKRDETIIQLESENNNLSKAFENIRKENKYLLSMINDFTDRMSMSFEKIPGQKSNYEN encoded by the coding sequence GTGGTGAAAGAAATGGCGCTTAAAATTATGGAAAAGATTAAAAACATTGGAAGAAATATTGGTGTTTTAGATGAAGTTAATATTTCGAACCCAATATCAATGGAATCAAAAGAGGAAGATGTAGTCTCGGTCTCATCCGATCAAGATCATGAGGAGGAAAATGAAAAGAAAGAAGACTCTCTTAACTGCTTTCCCTTAAATGATAATATGGATAAAGCAAATTTAGACCTGGTTAATGCCGTAAACCAAATATTACGTGCACGGCAGTTTACCCAGCAAAACTTAGAGGAAATCCAGGTTCGGCTTTCGCATTCTCAGAATCAAAATTTAGTAATTAATAAAGAAATCACCTTAGTTAAGGGAATTTTAGCACAAAAAGGCAAAGAGATTAACTTATTAGAATCAAAAATATCTGATAAAAATATTAAAATAGATAGTTTAATGGAAGAAATTAGAGAAAACCAATCAAATATGTCTAATGAAATCAAGGAACTACATAAAACTATTGATATTGAACAGCAAAAATATTTAAAGTACAAAGAACAATATGAAAAAGAAAGTTTAAATCTAATAATGAAACTGAAGAAACGAGATGAAACAATTATCCAACTTGAGTCGGAAAACAATAATCTGTCAAAAGCATTTGAAAATATTCGCAAAGAAAATAAATATTTGTTAAGTATGATAAATGATTTTACAGACCGAATGTCAATGTCCTTTGAGAAAATACCAGGTCAAAAAAGCAATTATGAAAACTGA